Part of the Impatiens glandulifera chromosome 8, dImpGla2.1, whole genome shotgun sequence genome is shown below.
AGGCAGATCATATATTGTCTTCTTTCATTTAGTCATTAAACACTAATTTCTTTCTCTCATAATTCCCTTATTATAGCACTGTTTTTAGTATTGAATATCTTTTTTGAACTTATTTATTGGtgaacataataattatatatattggtgCAGCCCGATCTAAATTAGCTGTGAATGACAGGTCCGATCAGTAATGATAGAAAATATAGAGAAAGTATTGGAGAGGGGTGACCGGTTGGCGATACTTGTTGATAAAACTGCAACAATGCAAGGCAATACATTGCGGTTTAGAAGACAAAGTAAAAGGTTCAAAAACACGATATGGTGGAAGAATTTCAGACTATCGtaagtaattatatattaataatatgtagTTTTAGATGATGAATTGATCttcatatatgttttgcagaaCTGCACTTATACTTGCTCTATTACTAAGTGGCTATGGTATAATGGCATTCCTTTGCCACGGTCTCTTGTTTCCATCCTGTTTCAAGTGAGTCTTGTCTTTTCCCTTCTTGTGTtctatcatcatcatcgtaTTCTGCTAATTACTACAATTATCTTATAgcagaaaaaaataacattatctAATATCTCAATTAAACCCTTTTTTCATAACTCTCTTTTATTTTcagtgaataaaaaattaacctgTGTAGGTTCATTGATCTGTGTTATAAAAATCTctataatatttgaaaagagaaaaaaatgaatatatttcatataatcagattaattaatcaatcattCTCTAAGAAAAATACTtgcataataaataattttatttttattgtaatctGTAACAATTTGTGGTTACTTTAACAACACAACATAGAAACACATTTTTAAGTCTgcaatacattaaaataatagacACAATTTTAAATGAAGTCAATATCTTtgattatttcatttataaatttaaaatttcataatgAAAAATactacatatatttttttttgtagtacagtatatatatatatggttatttgaataaacaatgtatgatattatttaaataatcaatttgataaagatttttttaaataatttaattttggtaaaatgataaaataatattgataaaataattttaaaaataaataaataaataatattttaatattactaattttatcaAGATAATTCATCttaacaaacacaattaaatatataaaatcacttttaaattttacaataatatatatttttaatatatattatattaaaaaaaaatagagataatggtataaactatataaaataataattttaatataatataataaaactgaTTTACCACCCACCATCAATGTTCTGCAAAAGGACAGTATTCATGCATGGTAGATGGtacacaataataataataataatatatggaGTTGCTGTACAAGAGACTTTAAATTTAAACCGTTATGACAAAACGGTCAACAAGTTCCCAGAAAAGAAAGTACAGACgagaattaaatttaataataaagttcaaatataataataagtagaAAAAAAACCCAGAAGTATTATTAAAGTTGATGATTTTTTTGCATAATGAAAGAAATATACCTGGGTTGAGAATTTATTATTCTTGTTGTAGTTCATCATCCTTTAAAGACACCAAGTTTATCCAACTTGTTCCTTATATCATCAGAAGATAAACATTCTTGAATCTTGGGATTATCCAAAGGAAGAACATGCGATAGCGGGTATGTTCTGTTAGCATGAAGTAGATTGTTTGCGGTTTCGCATATCCCCTTTAGAATTACAGATTGGTGAATACCACCGAGTAATTGTTCGTAATCTGTATCTCCACTTTCTCCCACAAATACTACTATCTTTGATAAGTCCACACCCCATCGTAGGTATAAGTACCTGCACCAAaccaaacaatatatttataattcattttcaaataatcctctAGTCAATCAAAATACCCAACTTTTTATAATCCAATTCGCTAAGGCGCAAGTAACAAATACCTGAGAGCTTGAGATCGAGAAGCCAGGACAGGAATTACATTAATCCTGTTTCCATTCTGGCAGTAAACCGGATGACAGCGAAGAGCCtgaattctcattaattttCGGACCTCCTTAACAGGGGGAACCTGTGAAAGTTTTAATGAAGAAGacatatattcaataatatacTACTGGAAACTCCaccaattatatttatattcatttcaatAAATCCTATATGACAATTGATGAAGGTCCAAACATGTTCAACTCCCTGTAATATGTTCATTATTCGAAAGCGTGAGCAAAATTAAAGGTAAACTTGTTCTATGTTCGGGCAACTTAACTGTTTTATCTAGTACTCACCTGTCCTATCATCTTAACTTTCTAATTTCTATTAAGATTTGACATATTCAAAGCTTCAGAAACAGTAATGTAAAGAAAAGACAACAAAAGGGTCGGAAATATTTACCTTTTCTAATGTATGCACTTTGAAAGAGTAACAGTAATCAGTCGAAGCTGTCTCATCTTCAGAAACAACCAGGCTTCCTCCCTTTTCGGTCTTCTTATCAGACAAATTTTGTGCCCATCGAACCAAAGTTCTCCTCAGTCCTTCTACACCCCAACGGTACTCAGTGTGTGCATGATAATACAAGTCTACGACAAAGGGATTCTCTTCTGAGGTAGGAGATGAATAATAGAGATCACTTCCACTATTGCATATGAAAGCATCGAAATCAGAAGGGCTCAGTCCATTGTCAAGAAGAGAAGAATGTATTTCAATGATGGTAAAAGAAGTGGCCAATATAAATCCCACTAAGCCATCGTTTTTCTCCTTCTCCAGCGCTTCGAAAATCTTTTTCACATGTTGAAATAGATCCGACAGGACATCTACGTCTATTGCAATGACGATTATATGTTTTCTCCTTCGAATTGCTGGGAATTTACCTGTATTATTGTTCTGTTCTGCTTTCTCAGTCAAACTAGCTTTTTGAGTGTTTTTCAAGACACCCTTTGACCAAGCTAAAACAGCATTCTCTAACTTAGTAGAATCAAAAGATGTATTTCCAATGCCTTCATTCTTTTCTGCATCCAATGAGAACCTTAAGTTTAATGATATATCGTGTACATCTCTCAACGAATCATTTGGTGAATCTGATTCTGAGttgtcgtcatcatcatcaatatttCTTTGCCACATAGGCTGCCTTGTTTTGCAACTTGCTATTCTGGTTAGGTAAGCTTTGCAGTGTTCAGGCCAGGAGAAAAGGTGAATGTTCTTTAGACCATTTTGTCGGCACTTAGCCCAAAGTTGGTTATCTGCAACCAGCTTCAGAAGAGCATCAGCAATAGACTTCTGATCATGAGGATCGATAAGAAGACCATTATCAAGTACCTGAAGAAAATTTCAGAATTGAGTAAAATTTCTAAGCTGGTGTGCAAAATGAGAGAATTTTTTCAGGAAAAAAGGTTACCCTTTGTATGTCGACGGGACCTCCATTTTTTGTGGCAACGATTGGTAGACCGTAAGCTGCAGCCTATTCAGCGAAGATGAAATTACACATTTTGCACAAAGAGATTGATATGTGAAAGACTAAGGATCTATAAGATGTGTACCTCAATCAGAGTAAGCCCAAAGGGTTCAATGATTGCTGGATTAATAAAAACACCCTACAAAAGTTGAATAATGATAATGCATCAGATGAAAATGTTCAAGAGAATGCTTAgatttagagcttgtttgatgtacgcttttttctaaataatccattcttttgggaaaaaatatatatatattgtttgatgaaaagAGGGATTATCCGCGGTTATTTGACTAAAATAtcagttttatttaatattttaaaatgttactaaaaagttattaaggcaatttgagttcatgatttgaatgataaatTACCGCTTCTAGAgctcatcatcaatcaaatcatctaTCAAAATACCAAACTATCCAGTgcttcattttatataatatttaaatattaaacagaAATAATGTTTAGTCATTGAACTCAAATAACGTcaataatttatctattcatcaaacaaggtttttcCCAACTATCAAACAAGTTCTAGGAGCTTTTGTACTAGATTCAGAAACACACCTTTGTCTTTGCTGCAAGCCTATAGATGTCAGGAACATCAGACTGCTTGTGATGCTTCGGATAAGCAACTTGACCATAGAGATCATGCTTATCAATCAGTTTGAGAATTGAGAGCAGAACAGTAGCATTAGTGCCCGACATCTCATCCAGATCATCTCTGTTACCCATAATCAAGGTCTGCAAGGAAAAAGGAAATGAAGGCTCAAAACAATGAGAACAAAGTATAGTAAAAAAGAAATGTAGTGCAATTGAGAAAATTCAGTTTTACCAGATTAGCGAGCTCCCTTAGAGGGCGACATTCGCCAAATGCtttcaccagtgtggtcaagTTCTTTTTAGGATCAGGTCGAGCAAGGGCAAGTATCATAGGTTTCCGCGGATTACTAAAAAAGCGCATTATCTGCAGCCCAACATGATCTCTTAGGATTGGCAGGAATTTGACAAATCATAATAAAATCATTGGAAGTACAATAAAATAACAAAGTTTTATTATGTATATACGAATCAATAATCTACTCTTCAATTGTGCCATTCAATCATCTACCAAAATACCCTTAAATGTTTATACTTCACGtgtctttttacccaaatacctatttttcaataacctacatcaaacaaggttatttggaaataaccacttggttattcaaataactctagatcaaacaaggcctaagagaTTAAGTGGACACCTCACTCCAGATTGGTAGATCAGGTGTAGTAGGATGCTCTTCATTTCCTTCTGCTTCATTGTCCATATCACCATCATGTGGAACAATGTGGTGAAATTCCATTCCTGGTGGTATGACCTGCACATAGATTATACATCAGAACTGATATCCAACCCAAAAAGCCAAACAAAATGCTACTCAAATTGAATACATATCCGGAGTAGTAGAACTTTTGTGACATTCACACTGATTCGTCACATACAAgagatttattttgttaaaaaagtagtgtaacaaattattttttattagcaACTGTGAGTGGTAGCTATTTAAAATGTAGTTTTAGTTAAAAGTAGTACTCTAGCTCAAGCACAAAATTATCTTACTGAAATAAATACaacttataaattttgatattcagTTTGAATCATGAACACCATATTGACATTAGAGAGAAAAACACATTCAGGAAAggaaatattaaatacttacaACCATCCGGGGCATAAACCTTCCGTAGCAGCTGACATTACGCTTGATCCTAGCTCTCAACTTTCGTTGTAATATAGGATCAAACCCATCATACAAACGCCATTGCTCCTCTATTTCCTGTCGTGTGCTGGTTATGACTATTTCAGAGGCATCAAGAGCTAATTCCTCTGCTTCTATCCGACGCATTATTTTATATGTTGCATTAATCTCATCCTTAGATGTACGACCTTGTCTCAGCAGTTGTTCAAGCTTATCACGCCCGAGAGAATGTCCAGTAAAGAGCATGGGTACATTTAGAGCGCCAGACAGAAGAGCTGCAGCATCACCAGCGTCTGCATAATGTCCATGGATGGCAACAGGCCAGACCGGGTGCCCACTAAAGATCTGCTCACCTAGAGCTTTAGACATCTGTATTATGTGGTTAAGTGCACCATCAACAAACTCGGGGAGATAGGGCCATATAAGTTCTTTTGGAATATATTTGTCTCTAGGACCAAATGGTATACGAACTATATATGCACCACCACTTTCACCCGTTTCATTCATCATTCCATCAGAGTTTCTTGGAGGTAACATTTCTGTGGGTTCGCCATAACTCCAATCTACATCTGGTGCTGACACTTGTCTAGTTAATAAATCAACTCGATAAACCCCGGGCATTGAAGCCAAAGCTCTTGCAAGTTCCACGACATATTTCACCTAAACAGGCCAAGAGAAGTTGCACAGCATTAGTTCACACTTCATTAACATTGATAACAAATATGAAAGAAAACATCTACCTGACCACCGGTATCAGAATCACGACCAAGCTCCATATTCTCACCTCGGATCAGGCCATGAAGACTGCAAGTGTTTAACAGAAATGAATACCAGACAAGGTATAGAATCCATTGTCATCTTCACTGGAAAACAGgaaaaaagtaaaacaaaagCTCTAGGGATTGGTTCTTGCCTTACTAAAACAATGTACAGCTTCTTTCCTTTCTGCTGACTAGCCCATGCCTCCATTGTTTCAACAGACTCAATCCTACGCAATCGACTTCTGTTGTTTTCACCATGAACAGACATTTCACTAATCGTATCTCCTTTTTCCCCTTCAGAAATATCCTCAGACATATCAGCCGTTGCCTCTTTACGACCACTTTCTCGCTCCAAACGACGCTTATTCATCCTCTGAGTTAGCTCTCCTTCAAGCTGAAAATGCAAATCAAAATCATCAGAATCGCTCAAATCCAGATCAAAACAACAGAACGATCGAACCGACCTGCTTTTTTTGGCGAGCCAAATTCCAAATTCTCCAACACATATTCTCCAATCGAGTATTCCTCTCTTGAGGACTCCTAGTCGCCGCCGCCttccattaataaatcaaagcATTCGATTACAACTAAACATTCGTCTAAACACAAACGTACACATGCAAATACAATTGTACTGATAAATCTACATACCTTAACCCAAGACCTATAGAGATCGGTCTCATCGAAGCCAGTAATAACCTGTTCAACAAAATACCTCGTCGGGCTGAACCTTCCTCTCTCTCTAAGCAACAAGGATGACTTCTTCTCATCGAGTCCTTGTCCTACGTCGAGTATCGCCTCTAGATAGCTGTTTATCCAATCGTTTCCCGCCATCGGAAGCTAGAACCGATACACAGTCCAGTACGATCAGAGATGAAGAACAAGAAAAGGATGATTCGAGTAGAATATAGTCGATAGTGACAGTAACTTCCAGAATTTGGGAAGAGAGAGAGATCCAGAAAATGGTGCAGAGAgaagatagagagaaaaaaacagAGTGCTAGTTAGCCACCTATATATGAAATCAATgacaattgtaaaaataaaatactttcccaatatattatataaaaaaatttaatatctttcctttcttttctttagATTTTAGAAATTTACTTGACTTAGAGAGACGGTTTGTTTTTccctttttcaaaaatatatcatatagtTTCATACTAAAACATTTCATTACACCCCGCATTTCATGATCTTGTATGTAAATTTTAAATCGTTTTGCAGTGaccaaataaaattatcttgTTTTAGACGATATTTTTCTCGATTCGACCGGTAGTTCACCGGGATAGGACTGTCTTGATTCTATTCTGGACACAAACACTGTAAACACAATTGAATgtataaaactattaattatattttagaagggttttaagtttattttttataataacataaatttttaatatattatataaataaaatttaattatttaaatttattatttttataaaataaaatataaatggtGTCACGCGGGAATATCTTAAAATCGAACTGTATGAgaatagtaataaaaataaatttcagaaGTATAACTAGGCGCGTCCCCGCCTTATTGTCATCACTATATTGGTAATCcaatttgtgatttttttatttttattttgtatatgaGGTCTATATTTTTTTGACTTTAACTCTGGTGAGGTTATATGATATAATT
Proteins encoded:
- the LOC124912558 gene encoding probable sucrose-phosphate synthase, giving the protein MAGNDWINSYLEAILDVGQGLDEKKSSLLLRERGRFSPTRYFVEQVITGFDETDLYRSWVKAAATRSPQERNTRLENMCWRIWNLARQKKQLEGELTQRMNKRRLERESGRKEATADMSEDISEGEKGDTISEMSVHGENNRSRLRRIESVETMEAWASQQKGKKLYIVLVSLHGLIRGENMELGRDSDTGGQVKYVVELARALASMPGVYRVDLLTRQVSAPDVDWSYGEPTEMLPPRNSDGMMNETGESGGAYIVRIPFGPRDKYIPKELIWPYLPEFVDGALNHIIQMSKALGEQIFSGHPVWPVAIHGHYADAGDAAALLSGALNVPMLFTGHSLGRDKLEQLLRQGRTSKDEINATYKIMRRIEAEELALDASEIVITSTRQEIEEQWRLYDGFDPILQRKLRARIKRNVSCYGRFMPRMVVIPPGMEFHHIVPHDGDMDNEAEGNEEHPTTPDLPIWSEIMRFFSNPRKPMILALARPDPKKNLTTLVKAFGECRPLRELANLTLIMGNRDDLDEMSGTNATVLLSILKLIDKHDLYGQVAYPKHHKQSDVPDIYRLAAKTKGVFINPAIIEPFGLTLIEAAAYGLPIVATKNGGPVDIQRVLDNGLLIDPHDQKSIADALLKLVADNQLWAKCRQNGLKNIHLFSWPEHCKAYLTRIASCKTRQPMWQRNIDDDDDNSESDSPNDSLRDVHDISLNLRFSLDAEKNEGIGNTSFDSTKLENAVLAWSKGVLKNTQKASLTEKAEQNNNTGKFPAIRRRKHIIVIAIDVDVLSDLFQHVKKIFEALEKEKNDGLVGFILATSFTIIEIHSSLLDNGLSPSDFDAFICNSGSDLYYSSPTSEENPFVVDLYYHAHTEYRWGVEGLRRTLVRWAQNLSDKKTEKGGSLVVSEDETASTDYCYSFKVHTLEKVPPVKEVRKLMRIQALRCHPVYCQNGNRINVIPVLASRSQALRYLYLRWGVDLSKIVVFVGESGDTDYEQLLGGIHQSVILKGICETANNLLHANRTYPLSHVLPLDNPKIQECLSSDDIRNKLDKLGVFKG